From the Drosophila sechellia strain sech25 chromosome X, ASM438219v1, whole genome shotgun sequence genome, the window GGGACTCAAAATGGAATTGGGACTCGGACTGGGACTCGAACTGGgagtgggaatgggaatggggggCTTTGCTGCAGCCGTGTCCAATTTGCATGGCCATTGTGAGCTGGGCAGGAAGTGGGGGGAATCCGCCGCCTTCTCCGGAATTCCCAGTCATGCCCTCCGTAGAGAAGTGGGCGGGTCAAAAGTGGGCGAGTGGTCGAGTGGGCATGGGCAGCACATTTCCGGCATTTATCAATGGTAATTTCTCGTGTCAGctttgaaataatttcagTTGACGGAAACGAGACTATTCAAGTGTGACCAAATGCACACAAAAATTATACCACAATTACCATTTTGTTCTATGGATGCCATTGTGTACGATTTTCATATCGCTTTTGAAGCAGGCATTTAAATTCTGCTGATAAGTTTGCGGTTTCCCTTGGcctatatttaattaaaatgatcTGCACGCTCTTCAGCAAATTAgttgttatatatttaaatgacaGCTTATTGAGGGATAAACTTACAAAATAGTTTGTGCAACGCATAGCGATTTTTGTGGCTTGatgtttaattatattataattataatttatttttttaataataactGATGAAGCTCAGTCAGTTGATAAGTAAATGGTTGGGCATTATTGATACCTAGCAGCTGAGTTTAttgctttatttatatattaaaaataatgttgAATAACCCTTCTTGAACATTAATATTCATGAGTATTTGTAGTGGCCAACCCGAACTCAACTTCTTGTTGCCTAATCGATTTTCCCCCGGCTTGTGCTTGATTTTCCTACACTTTGACTTCGATTTTCGAGCGGGCGGGCGTAAAAGGGGGCGTGATAAGGGGCAGCTTGTAAAACAATGACAAGGACAAATTCGTGCGATAGgcaaacagcaaacagcaTGGAAGGCACCGTTGGCACGGGACTTTTCTTTTTGGGAAAGGGGGGGCTCCAAGTGtcaatacaaatataaatcaatGTTCGGGGAACCAGTTGGGGTAGGCATGGTTAGCGGGACGAgcgggaaaagcggaaaagctggaaaaaggTAAGCAGTTggtgcttttgtttttttgcccTCTTTTTGCTGGCAATCAATTTTAACAAGCACCCAGTTCTCCAAGATCTGCTCGGCTTACTGGGCATCTTGCTCCTAATTGGTTGCCAGTTATAGAATACGTAAAACGTGCGACACAATTCAAGTTCAATGGAATTCTACGGGAATTCTACCTTTCAATGTGGAAATGAACTAAAGGAGAAGAAAATAGAGAAGACAGAGATTTTCATTAGTGGAAAACCCACAGTGGAACTAAAAACCTTTCtagaatttcatttaatttgcagTTCCGCAGATAGTTTTGGTTGCACTAGCTCTCCCTTTCGCTCACTATTGCCAGCTCTTTCTGGGCCGTGTGAGTTGTGTAATTAGTGCAAGCGAGAGGGCGTAGAGTTCGAGGAAGGGGAAGGGGGACAGAGAATAGGCCGCGCAAAAAAGTTTACAGACTTattttttcccccatttttgCACTCTAAAGTTCCTCAAACTCCCACAGTTttgtgcttttgtttttgtttcgctaGAATTTGTTCAATTTAATGTAACATGAAAGAGAAGGCACAAAAACCAGAAACTGGGCAGCGAATTTGGGGGTGGGCGTGAGAAACAGGCGGAAACACAACATGGAAAACTGAAAAGTTTGCGGTGACGCCGGAAAATTCATTCAAAACTGTGGGAAACAGCCTTAAAGTGACTTTAAGGGTTTCCCCATTATTTGCAAGGCCCTGAAAAAGTATGGAAACTTGTTCAGATCACTAAAAGCTTGATAAACTAATATTAAATTCttatttgattatatttttatatgtatttatgatttatatatACCCTAGAGAATGTAGAAATTATTCAGAATACCTGTATTATCCAATTTTGAACGAATAGTTGTTTATTAATATAACACGCAAAATGCaaccaaattaaattaattttaagcGGTAAGGAATAACACCTTGATCAGTGTTGAACTTTAACAGGATATCAACCAAGTACAACGGGCAGTCGTCTTCCAGCTCTCCGTCTTCCAGCTCTCCTGATCCTTCAGATCCTCCAGTTCCTCCAGATGCGTCAGGTACTCCAGATGCTTCGGCATTTGCTGTTTCTCCAGATCCTTCAGACCTCTGCCCTGTTTCAGCATCTCCTGTTGGTTCAGTTCCTCCTGTTTCGTGGGATCCTTTGGTGTCGTCTGTGTCTACTGGTCCCTCGGCGCCTACAGTTTCTCCAGAATCCCCTGTTGCGTATTTCATTGTACCGAAATCTGGCATtataaacttatttaaaaCCAGCTTTTTCTGGGCCTGCATGGCACGCCACTCGTCGAGTGTATATTGTTCAGTCTCCTCCGATGAATCGTCCTCGTAGGCAAAACTCGATACCTTTGGTAGCTTCATCCCTTTGAAGGTGCTCAAATTGGCCCTCTGGCGCAAGTCGATCTCCTGCTGGAGGAGGGATCCCCAGTTGTGTGCCCCGGCTCCATTGCGTTTTTCCACGGCCTTCACGCCAGTGCGTTTCGATCCGGAACGGCGATCCAAGAGTCGGTCACCAGGACGATTGCGTCTGGTTTTGCgaatttggttttttggtATTGTAACGAATTCTGACTGTACTTTCTTCGCAAGAGGATCTGCCACCTTGGTATCCTTTAACCGCACCTTTTCGGGTGCAGCCAATGGAGTGCTCGAAGTGGTCTTGTTCTCCACCTTCGGCTGGAATAGACCTGCCGTCCTCTGTGGTTTCTGCGACATCTTAGGAACGGCCACCATTGCTGGCTTATTCTGCGACTTCTTCATCTTGCGATCTGTGGTGAGGCGTACGAGTGGCACGTTCATACTGTCGTCGAAGGTGCAACGGTTGTTAAAGCTCGAATTTAAgtaaaaatcaaatatataatgtaatataatcGAAGCTCTGAAGCTGAACTGAATGAGAAACGGACTGATCGACTGGGCAACTAAGTTTTCCCAAAAACGGTTTAAGATTGATTCGGCAAATATAAGCCAGAAAATACAGTTGCTCAGTTTTTGTGCGATTAACATATCTTAATAATATATTCATATAACTCAATTAATATATGTTTTGCATATGTTTCATGAAGGAATAAAGCACATAAACACCCTCTCCTggtgcgcttcgtcactacgtCGACTGTCGTCCATGGTgattgtacatatatatatatacatttatactaATTACTAGAGCTTCattgtttaattattgttGGGGGCTTTTGAAATGCATGTCATGTACTTCTTGTGCTTTGGCACATAAATAAGTATAATTTTGACTTATTCCAATTAAAGGTTACTCAAGGAATttcttaataaaatatttgtatttttcataACATTAAATTACGTATCTCTAGTGTTCGCAACCCCtcatttttatttcgaaaAGTTATATATGATTGCCATGGAGTTGCTAGGATATTCACTTAAGCGTTCAGTTACCAGCGCAATTTTCAggcattattatttataacttTATTCGCTCGGCGAGTGCTTCGTTCGTTCTTCCTCCACTTGgttcatttcatttggcttCCCGTTCCTGCGGCTCCCTTGTGTCTCTGTGGAGTGGGCAAAAGTCCAGTGGCCAAGAGTGGACCAGTGGTCGAGGGGTCGGTCCATGGTCTTGGCCATCAAGTTCTATGTTTTGTCATAAGTCATGTGTCTGCTCGTCCTCGTTGTGTTTGCTTCTGTTTTTCCAGCACAAAGTTGTGTACTTATGAAAATTAGTTTCTGCTCTGCTCTGCTACtatttttcataattaaagtgcaaataaaaaactaaactGGCGAACAAACAATTGCAATTAActcttgttgctgctgtggccCCCCTGTTGATGTAGTTATTCGCATTTATTTGCGAGATTCGTGTTTTTCCACCGCCCCATTTTTgctctcctttttttttatatatatacatatatatttgcctCTGCCGCTGCTGTGCAAAAACATAATTCACTTTTTATTATCTCATATTTTATAGAAAGTTCCAGGAAAATATGGGTGGGTGTATATCAgccatatatatacatatactggGGTGTATATATAATGCAGGGGCTGTAAGCCTCTCTGTGTGTCGTTTAATTCATTTAGTTTATGCTTTTAGCGCTTTATTTGCTTAACTGCAGTTTGCATGTGTGCTtaagtgtgcgtgtgtgcatgtgtgcgtgtgtgcgtgtgtgtgcgtgtgcataattgcagcacacacacacagacgcactGGATTTTGCAATTACTCCGCTTGAcaaacagcggcagcaacaagaacaacaacagcaaggaGCCGCAGCAGAACAGagaaattaatcaaaatatgAACAATTCAAGCCGCACCCCTGAAAAACCCACTTGCACAGTGGTGGGGGAATAACCGCAGATGCTGCCATTGACAACGCATCGCTGCATTTCACATTTCACATTTTGCATTTCTCATTCCGGGGCATCCTTTCGCCTGTTTGCCAAATATCAGCAAATTTTGCGTTTAAGCCAAGTGCAAACATTTTAGCAAACGGCGAGCAAACAAAAGACGGCAGCCACGGCCGCCTTTCCATTCCGATTCAATCGATTGCCCCTAATGAAAGCTACTCAACACAGTCGCTGGAACAACAAAATCAGCAGCCAAAATCAACAGCACACGACATTCTCCAAGTATTTTGGCATCTAGTGtgcattttgttttaattaaaaataaagccGCAATGTGGAATTCGAAACTCCAAACAGTTAGTTTTGGCTTTTCATATGCTAATTTACAatcatttattaattttaacaaatattttcaatcTAGTAAAATCGTATTGGTTTTAATACATGAGAAATTCGAGCGGAAGAaagttgttttgttttcacttATACTTACACTTATTTTGCGTATGGTTTTGCACaaacattaaatataaataaaaacgtcataactattttaatatattgtgtgcatttagttttaatggaaatgaaaacggGGGAGAATAACTGAAATTTGTGCAAACTTTGTTGCTTATCTCAGAGACATAATTAAAAGTTTTGAAATCAAATGCTCGTGCTGCCTAATTAACtattttttaccatttttttaattgtttgtgcTTGGCTTATggattatttaaattatagaatacataactatatatatactttgaATATTACAACTTGTCTTTCTGTGCATTACCTTCATTTCAGCTATTTTCCGCATATAAAGAAAACTTTTTGTTGagagtaaaaaattaaaagtgaTGATGTACCAAGTTTGTTCTTTTTCTGCGAGcgataaaaattaaaaacccaGGCAAGTAACAATCGTAATTGTTACAGCTGCTCGCGCAACTTTTTGTGGGCTTCTATtttgctattttattttaatttttattgagcGTCTGGCTTCGTACTACGTATACGCAATTTCTTTTATGAGCCATTCCGAATGTGCgtttgtatatgtatatgtgtgtgtgtgtgtgtgtgtgtgtgagagagagTTCCTTTTTTGTCTTTGGTTGAGtagcttttatttttgcccTTCTATATCCAAGTCCAAATTCGCCTTTTTCTTCGACTTCGCTATTCGATTTGCCATTTCGAATTCACTTCATTGAATTGTTAATTTTATCGCTCACCggagaacacacacacacactgacatTCGACGGGGGGCCATTGCATAACTTTGATTTTCCTGCTCGTTCTTTATTGTCATTGCCCCTGCCAGTGGCTTGTATTTGTGGTTATTACACAGTCGGCTCTGGCCCTTTTCCTCCCCATCCATACCCGTATCATTTGctcatattaaattttattgctcGCGGTATTCGCTCATAAACATTTTGTCTTCCATCCACCCTCGCATCCACGAGTTTAATCAAACGACGGCGAGGTGAGCGCGTAATGTTTGCGGCAGGACGATGAGGAGTCCACCTGCACACGGCTTATATTGGCTGGTATGGTATAATATGGTATGGGATGGCATggtcttttggtttttggcttaTTGCTCGGGGTCCTGGCACTGAACTGGCCAGCAAATTGCGGCGATATTACACACAAGTGTGCTGGGATTGGCAGGACACAAAGTGGGCTGCCGGCCAGTCGTCCTGGCCACTCTCCTCTTCTAGGCGGCGGAGAAGCTGGACCGGAATAAGAGTCAACTGACAGCAGCTCGTCGCTAAGCAGCAGCGGGTAATACTCCCTTAAATACCCTACAACTATTCTCTCAACACATTTaagaattatatatttttaacaatGCGCTCAAAAATATGTATGACTATTTCTACCATTATAGCATAATTATTTTGATGgccaataaacataattaaatataaaatataaaaatttatttatataccaTTGAGTCGAATACCCCCTTTGCTACCCATCACTTTTGGCAGTCAGCGGAGTTTTCAAGCTTGCCTCAAAGgagaaatttgcattttttgcagtaaattcaatattttcctTTATGATTTTCCGCCgctgcctgctgctgctgctgctgctgctgctgctgctgctgtcgtttTCCCGCTGACTGTCTTTGTGGAACGAAGCATCCCATCGCCATCATCTTTTGGCCATATTTCCGCTTACCCATTCCATCCGCTGCGCTTGAGCcagaatatgaattttttgCTGCCAGCTTTCGGATTCGGGCCATCGTTTCATGTGCAGAGTTGTAGGTTCTGCATGTGATATTAAGCCGGGACCAAGTTGAAGACAAACATCGTCTGGCTACGGGACACGGGAAACACAGGAAACAGGAGGAGTTGGGTAATGGGCGGAGATTGGGCGGACAAGGACGAGGCAGGACGCGACTGTCATTTGCCTGATAGACGAAAGTGGAGGCCGCGTCC encodes:
- the LOC6620875 gene encoding uncharacterized protein LOC6620875: MNVPLVRLTTDRKMKKSQNKPAMVAVPKMSQKPQRTAGLFQPKVENKTTSSTPLAAPEKVRLKDTKVADPLAKKVQSEFVTIPKNQIRKTRRNRPGDRLLDRRSGSKRTGVKAVEKRNGAGAHNWGSLLQQEIDLRQRANLSTFKGMKLPKVSSFAYEDDSSEETEQYTLDEWRAMQAQKKLVLNKFIMPDFGTMKYATGDSGETVGAEGPVDTDDTKGSHETGGTEPTGDAETGQRSEGSGETANAEASGVPDASGGTGGSEGSGELEDGELEDDCPLYLVDILLKFNTDQGVIPYRLKLI